The bacterium genome includes a region encoding these proteins:
- the rpmG gene encoding 50S ribosomal protein L33, protein MREKIKLVSSAETGYFYTTTKNKKLSTEKLRLKKYDPKIRKHVEFVEEKLR, encoded by the coding sequence ATGCGTGAGAAGATCAAGCTCGTTTCTTCGGCCGAGACCGGCTACTTCTACACCACCACCAAGAACAAGAAGCTCTCGACCGAGAAGCTGCGCCTCAAGAAGTACGACCCCAAGATCCGTAAGCACGTCGAGTTCGTCGAAGAGAAGCTGCGCTAG